The sequence AGTGAGATCGCCCTAATACCGCATGGACCCTTAGAGATCTTGGCTTTTGTCTTATTATTAATCGGAGCCCTAACTAAAGCTGGTGCTGTGCCCTTTCATACTTGGATTCCAGATACCGCTGAGGTCGCGCTCGTAGGCGTAATGGCACTAATGCCTGCGGCTTTTGATAAGCTTTTAGGGATTTATCTTTTGACGCGCCTTACCCATGACCTGTTTCATATTGCCCCGGCCTCAGGCCTTTCGATCTTGGTAATGGCGATCGGGGCCTTAACCGTAATTATTGGCGTCTCGATGGCCTTAGTTCAAAAAGAGTTAATTAAACTCCTAAGTTATCATGCGGTCTCCCAGGTCGGCTATATGGTGTTAGGTTTAGGAACTGCCTTGCCAATTGGCGTGGTTGGTGCTCTCTTTCACATGTTTAATAACACGATATATAAAACCTGTCTTTTCTTTTGTGGTGGTGCCGTAGGATATCGGACTGGGACGACGAAATTAGAAAAACTAGGCGGACTAATTAGCTACATGCCTTTGACTTTTCTTGCGGCTTTAATCTCGTCATTAGCGATCTCGGGTATTCCGCCCCTAAATGGCTATGCCTCCAAGTGGCTCATCTATCAGGGAGAAATTTTAGTCGCGAATATTAATAATCTAAATATCGCATTCCTCGTCTTAGCAATGTTTGGAAGTGTGTTAACTTTGGCGTCGTTCTTAAAAGTGCTCCATTCGGTGTTTTTAGGTTCTAAACCCGCTGAGCTAACCGAGATTAAAGAAACCGGCATCGGGATGACGATTCCTATGCTTATCTTGTCCGGGCTATGTATTTTCTTGGGACTTTATCCCTCAGTGATGATCGATTATCTCAGCCAAGCTATCTACGGGGTAAAGCTAGCCTACCCGGGTATTTATCAACCAGGTCTTTTGGCAGTGCTTATTATCATCGGTGTGATCTTAGGCTTTGTCATCTTTATAGCTACCAGACTGATTCGACCCCGGGAAAGTGAACCGTTTATCGGTGGTGAAGTTTTAGCCGAAACTCCCAAGAGTATAGTTAGTTTTAAGGATACCGAGGCCATAGTCAAGCCAGTTCATCCTAATGAAGTTCATTATCCCGGCAGCTATTTCTATGATGGGCTTAAGAAAATCTCCTTAGTTAATGAGACCTACGAACTAGCGAATAAAAAATACTTTGACTTGTATGAAGAGCTTAAAAAACTAACCTTTAAACTCATCTCCGGTTTACGAACTATTCACACTGGGCTGCTTCAATCTTATCTCGGTTGGCTGTTTTTAGGCGGACTAGCAATTATCGTGACATTTCTTATTGCCCTTTTTAAGTAAAACTCCGTTAAATTGTTGACTTCACCTGAAAGCCTGATTACAATTATAACTAAATGAAAGTTATTGCCACAAACCGCAAAGCCTATCACGATTATGAAATTTACGAGACCTATACGGCTGGTATCGAACTTTTAGGTACCGAGGTAAAATCAGCCCGGGCTGGCCATGTTTCTTTAGATGGTGGCTATGCCACGGTGGACGGCGGTGAAGTCTTCTTACATGATATCAATATTGCACCGTATACTCAAGCCAGTGTCTTCAACCATGAACCGAAAAGAAAAAGAAAATTGCTGTTACGAAAACAAGAGATAAAGCGGCTGTATGGCAAAGTCAAAGAACGGGGTTTTACCCTCATCCCTTTAAAATTTTTCTTCTCGGATCGAGGCTTGGCTAAAGTAGAGTTGGCCTTAGCTAAGGGTAAAAAATTAGTGGATAAACGCGAAGAACTCAAACGCCGAGCCATCGAGCGTCAAGAACGGATTGAAGCCAAACGCCGGAGGCTATAAGTTGCGATTTAATAAATTATTGATAATTGCCCTCTTTTCAATTCTTAATTGTGCTTATCTGTTCTCGGCACCGCAAATCAAAATTTTGACGGCAAAGGATACGACTATTGTCCGACTAGAGTTTCCTAGCCCAACAAAACCTAAACTAATCTCGGTCTCATCACAGGAGTTTAAGCTAACCCTTCCTTTCCCAGTTGCTGAACTTGAACTAAATCCCCGAGGTGTCATCAAAGATATTCTGCTTAAAAAAGATAGCACCAGCAGTAACTTGACCTTTCTTTTAAAAAAACCCTGTGAGTGGTTTGCCCGCAGCATTAACAATGGTTATGAGGTCTGGATTTTTCCGCAAAAAGTCACTAAGATTAAAACTATTGTCTTAGATCCAGGTCATGGTGGTATCGATCCGGGGGCAATAAGTCGTTCGGGCATTAAAGAAAAAGATGTTAATTTAGCGATTGCTAAGATGTTAAAAAAGCAATTAGAACGAGCTGGATTGAAAGTCTTTATGACCCGAGAACAAGACGAATTTGTATCTTTAGTTCAACGCACTCAATTTGCCAACAGTAAGAAAGCCGATATTTTTATTTCGCTGCATTGTAATGCTGCAGCCAGAAACCGATATGCCAGTGGATTTGAAACTTATTTTCTTTCTGAGGCCCGCACGGACTTAGAACGCGCTGCGCTAATGCGTGAGAATGCTTCGTTACAATACGAAAAAGATTTTACAAACCAAAACGCCAGTTTAGATTTAATTTTAGCTGACCTCATGCAAGCCGAACAGCTAAAAGAGTCCTATAATTTAGCCCTAGCAATTCAGACCTCGGCCGTAAAGATCTTAAAGGATACTGACCGTGGTGTAAAACAGGCGGGATTTTTTGTATTACGGGGATGTTTTATGCCCGCAGTTCTTATAGAATGTGGCTTTCTAACTAACCGCACGCAAGCCCGACAACTTAACGACCCTAAATATCAGAACAAAGTGGCTGAAGCAATCTATCAGGGCATTATGAATTATATAAAGGATTATGAAGACCGCTACGGATTATAGCCGTTTGGCAATCGGGGTTTTTGATTCCGGTTTAGGGGGACTTTCGGTAGTTAAAGAACTAAGAAAAGTCTTACCGCATGAAGATATTATCTATTTTGGGGATACAGCCCGATTGCCCTATGGTTCAAAGTCCCCGGAGACAATTCGGAGGTTTTCTAAAGAAAACACTAAATTTCTCCTAGACCGAGGAGTAAAAGCTATCATTGTGGCTTGCCATTCAGCATCCTCGGTAGCATTACCAGAATTAGAGCGCGAATTTTCTTTACCGATAATTGGCGTGCTCTATCCAGCCGCTAGTGCTGCGGTCAAAAAGACCCGCAACCGAAAAATTGGAGTTATTGGCACTACCTTGACAATTGAAACGGGAACCTACGAAAAGATTATTAAAAGTCTTGATCCGAAAATTGAGATTATTGCCAAGCCTGCGCCACTTTTGGTGCCCTTGGTTGAAGAAGGTTGGGTCAAAAGTCCTGTGACTTTACAGGTCTTAAAAATTTACTTAGAACCGCTTCTTAAAGAGAAAATTGATACTCTGCTTTTAGGGTGTACCCACTATCCACTACTGAAACCGGCGATTAGAAAAATTATTAAAGGACGGGTTAATTTAATCGATGCCTCACTAGAAACAGCCGCCGCGACCCAAAAGTTGCTTTCCGAAGAGAAGCTTTTAAATCCCCAGAAATGCCCAGGTAGGATCAAATTTTATTTTTCAGACCTTTCGCCACAACTGTATCTGGTGGCTCAGAGATTTTTAGGTTTTGAACTTAAAGATGTAAATCGAGCCTCACTTTCGGAATGACGATGCTACAAAGAACGGATGGCCGAAAACCTAATGAGCTGCGGAAACTGACGTTTATATTGGATTATCTTAAATATCCCTTAGGCTCATGTTTAGCTATTGCTGGCAATACCATGGTGTTATGTTCAGCAACTTATCAGAAAAAGGTCCCGCCGTTTCTTTTAGGTACAGCTAAAGGCTGGATTACGGCGGAATATAGTCTCTTACCCTCATCAACTTTAGAACGCACGAACCGCGAAGCGATAACCGGTCGACAATCGGGCCGAACTCAAGAAATTCAACGGTTCTTGGGCCGGGCCTTGCGCGCGGTTTGTGATTTAACCAAGCTTGGCGAATCCCAAATTATTGTTGATTGCGATGTATTACAAGCTGATGGGGGCACCAGAACCGTGGCTCTAAATGGAGCCTTTTTAGCCTTAGCCCGATGTGTCGAGAAACTGCTTAACCAAAAGATTATTTTAGAAAGCCCAATTCGGGAACACCTAGGCGCAGTTAGTGTTGGATATGTAGCTGAGCACATTCTTTTAGACTTAAATTACGAAGAAGACAGCAAAGCCCAGGTAGATATGAATGTGGTAATGACTGAAAGCGGTCGGCTCATCGAAGTCCAGGCCACAGCTGAGGAAAAACCTATCAGCAAAACAAAATTCTACGAGATGTTAAAACTGGCCGAAACTGCGATCCAAGAAATAATAAAAACTCAGAAACAAGTTCTTTTTAGGACAAGAAAAGATGCTGAAAGAATTTAGACGAGTCGTTTCAGAAAAAATGGCCGGTAAGAGACTCGATCACTACTTAATTCTCTCGGGCATTGGGATTTCCCGAAACCGGGTCTGTAAGTTAATCGAATGCGGTCAAATTTTAGTGAATGGCAAACGCACCAAGCCAAGTTATTTGGTCAAGGCTCGAGACGAAATTGTAGCGCAATTCGAAGTTGAAAATGAGTTGCAGATTACGCCAGAAAAAATTCCTTTAGATATTGTGTATGAAGATAGTGATGTTATTATTATAAATAAACCAGCCGGTATGGTAATTCATCCAGCCCGTGGCCATTCCTCAGGAACTTTAGTTCAAGGGCTCTTATACCATTGCCGGCATCTACCCGAACATCCGGAATCAAAAGTAAGACCCGGGGTAATTCATCGCTTAGACAAAGACACCACCGGACTTTTGGTCTTTGCCAAGACTGATGATGCCTTAAGCAAACTCGGTGTTGCGCTAGAGAATCGCCAAATAAACCGAGAATATTTAGCGGTAGCTTGGGGCGATTTTCCGCAGGATTCGGGGACAATTGAGGCGCCGATCGGTCGACATTCAATTGACCGCAAGAAAATGGCGGTCACGCCATTAGGGGCCAAAATGGCTATCACCAATTTTATTGTTTTAGAGCGTTATCGAATTGCTACTTATCTTAAATTGAAATTATTAACAGGTAGAACCCATCAAATTCGCGTACATCTATTACATTATGGTCATCCGGTCGTGGGTGATCCCGATTATGGCGGTCGAAGTAAAGCGGTGCTTAAAAATAAAGAGGATCTTAAGCACTTTGAAAATATCTTAAAAATTATCAACCGCCAAGCCTTGCACGCGTATAAGCTGGGCTTTCACCATCCAACACTAAATAAATATGTCGAATTCACCGCACCACTTCCCGAAGATATGGAAAAATTATTAGAATACCTACGAGGAATTAAGAAATGATCTGGATAATAATCCACGGGTCCGTGTTACTTATAGCATTAATAATTGGGGTCCGTAATTTGGCGATTGGTTTTGGAAGGACCCCGCGTCGACCTTTTCCTTTGCTTCTTCATAAGAAATTAGGATTCTGGTTTATTATCCTTACCGGAGTCGGAATATTAGCTGGATATTTAATAAAAAAGACCGTAGCAAACAATAACCGTATTTTATTACCGCTTGGCCATAACAAAGTTTTTGTTTTTATCTTGATCTTTTTAGCTTTACTTATGCTGTCCGGATTCTTGCGCAGCCGACATTTTCACCGGTTACGCTGGTTCCAAAAATTACATGAATGGTTCGGGCTAATTCTTTTGGCTTTATATTTTGCCCAGTTTTTCGGGGTAATTGGTCGGTTCTTAAAATTAATCTAACCCCGAATATACCTTTTAACCTTGACTTTAATTTAAGTCTTAAGTAAAATCTTTTATGCCCGATTATTTATCCCAAAAATCGGCGGCAATTCTTAACAGCTCTAAGCCCCCGAGTTATGACCAAGAAAGCCGCGGGGAATTTCTTACCCCAAAAGAAATTGTCGCCTATTTAGATCGGTTTATTATTGGACAGACCAAAGCTAAAATTGCGGTGGCAATTGCCTTGCGCAACCGTTGGCGTCGTCAACAGGTCGAGGGAAAATTAAAAGAAGAGATCTACCCAAATAATATTATTCTCATTGGGCCGACTGGTGTTGGTAAAACAGAAATTGCTCGACGTCTAGCCGGTTTAGTTAAAGCCCCGTTCGTGAAGGTTGAGGCCTCGAAGTTTACCGAAATTGGCTATGTAGGCCGAGATGTTGATTCCATGATTCGCGATTTAATGGAAATTGGTGTCAATATGGTAAAAAGTGAAAAATCTGAGACAGTAATGGCCAAAGCCGAACAAATCGCTGAAGAAAAGATTCTTTCGATTCTTCTGCCGCAGACTAAAAAAACTACATCGTCAAATAGTAGCAGTCGTAGCACTAAAGAAAAACTGCGTCGGATGTTACGAGCTGGAGAGTTAGACGAACGGGTTATTAAAATTGAGACCAGTAAGCCAATTCTACCATTTATTGAAATTTTTTCTCAAGTTGGTGGTGAAGAACTGTCGATGCGGGTTCAAGATGTTTTAGACGATTCCTTACCTAAACAGAAAAAGATCCGGGAAATGACTATAAAAGAAGCCAAACGGGTGCTGGCTCAAGAGGAGGCGCCGAAATTACTAGATATGGATGAGGTTGTGGCTGAAGCCAAAAGACGCGTGGAAGAGTCAGGAATTGTATTTTTAGATGAAATCGATAAGATTGTCGGGGCACCGTCCCCCCACGGTCCGGATGTCTCTCGCTCAGGCGTACAGCGTGATCTTTTGCCGTTAGTTGAAGGTTG comes from candidate division WOR-3 bacterium and encodes:
- a CDS encoding RluA family pseudouridine synthase — encoded protein: MLKEFRRVVSEKMAGKRLDHYLILSGIGISRNRVCKLIECGQILVNGKRTKPSYLVKARDEIVAQFEVENELQITPEKIPLDIVYEDSDVIIINKPAGMVIHPARGHSSGTLVQGLLYHCRHLPEHPESKVRPGVIHRLDKDTTGLLVFAKTDDALSKLGVALENRQINREYLAVAWGDFPQDSGTIEAPIGRHSIDRKKMAVTPLGAKMAITNFIVLERYRIATYLKLKLLTGRTHQIRVHLLHYGHPVVGDPDYGGRSKAVLKNKEDLKHFENILKIINRQALHAYKLGFHHPTLNKYVEFTAPLPEDMEKLLEYLRGIKK
- a CDS encoding N-acetylmuramoyl-L-alanine amidase, with protein sequence MRFNKLLIIALFSILNCAYLFSAPQIKILTAKDTTIVRLEFPSPTKPKLISVSSQEFKLTLPFPVAELELNPRGVIKDILLKKDSTSSNLTFLLKKPCEWFARSINNGYEVWIFPQKVTKIKTIVLDPGHGGIDPGAISRSGIKEKDVNLAIAKMLKKQLERAGLKVFMTREQDEFVSLVQRTQFANSKKADIFISLHCNAAARNRYASGFETYFLSEARTDLERAALMRENASLQYEKDFTNQNASLDLILADLMQAEQLKESYNLALAIQTSAVKILKDTDRGVKQAGFFVLRGCFMPAVLIECGFLTNRTQARQLNDPKYQNKVAEAIYQGIMNYIKDYEDRYGL
- the rph gene encoding ribonuclease PH; amino-acid sequence: MLQRTDGRKPNELRKLTFILDYLKYPLGSCLAIAGNTMVLCSATYQKKVPPFLLGTAKGWITAEYSLLPSSTLERTNREAITGRQSGRTQEIQRFLGRALRAVCDLTKLGESQIIVDCDVLQADGGTRTVALNGAFLALARCVEKLLNQKIILESPIREHLGAVSVGYVAEHILLDLNYEEDSKAQVDMNVVMTESGRLIEVQATAEEKPISKTKFYEMLKLAETAIQEIIKTQKQVLFRTRKDAERI
- a CDS encoding proton-conducting transporter membrane subunit; its protein translation is MLLLYQILLPFVVGLILLLYPKREFPSYKNPVYLLSLLTGLLNFVISIAVIKLNELYFNLPIIPKGAWLGPELSLNLIANKFSALFLLGLSFFGLLVISFSYIYKTKIYFILLLWTLSASSLAVLADNLFIMFLAWGIVAVLLYFLILQGGPNATTAAYKTLVMVAGSDALMLVGAGILFYLTKTLNMSEIALIPHGPLEILAFVLLLIGALTKAGAVPFHTWIPDTAEVALVGVMALMPAAFDKLLGIYLLTRLTHDLFHIAPASGLSILVMAIGALTVIIGVSMALVQKELIKLLSYHAVSQVGYMVLGLGTALPIGVVGALFHMFNNTIYKTCLFFCGGAVGYRTGTTKLEKLGGLISYMPLTFLAALISSLAISGIPPLNGYASKWLIYQGEILVANINNLNIAFLVLAMFGSVLTLASFLKVLHSVFLGSKPAELTEIKETGIGMTIPMLILSGLCIFLGLYPSVMIDYLSQAIYGVKLAYPGIYQPGLLAVLIIIGVILGFVIFIATRLIRPRESEPFIGGEVLAETPKSIVSFKDTEAIVKPVHPNEVHYPGSYFYDGLKKISLVNETYELANKKYFDLYEELKKLTFKLISGLRTIHTGLLQSYLGWLFLGGLAIIVTFLIALFK
- the murI gene encoding glutamate racemase, producing the protein MKTATDYSRLAIGVFDSGLGGLSVVKELRKVLPHEDIIYFGDTARLPYGSKSPETIRRFSKENTKFLLDRGVKAIIVACHSASSVALPELEREFSLPIIGVLYPAASAAVKKTRNRKIGVIGTTLTIETGTYEKIIKSLDPKIEIIAKPAPLLVPLVEEGWVKSPVTLQVLKIYLEPLLKEKIDTLLLGCTHYPLLKPAIRKIIKGRVNLIDASLETAAATQKLLSEEKLLNPQKCPGRIKFYFSDLSPQLYLVAQRFLGFELKDVNRASLSE
- the hslU gene encoding ATP-dependent protease ATPase subunit HslU, with translation MPDYLSQKSAAILNSSKPPSYDQESRGEFLTPKEIVAYLDRFIIGQTKAKIAVAIALRNRWRRQQVEGKLKEEIYPNNIILIGPTGVGKTEIARRLAGLVKAPFVKVEASKFTEIGYVGRDVDSMIRDLMEIGVNMVKSEKSETVMAKAEQIAEEKILSILLPQTKKTTSSNSSSRSTKEKLRRMLRAGELDERVIKIETSKPILPFIEIFSQVGGEELSMRVQDVLDDSLPKQKKIREMTIKEAKRVLAQEEAPKLLDMDEVVAEAKRRVEESGIVFLDEIDKIVGAPSPHGPDVSRSGVQRDLLPLVEGCNVFTKYGIVRTDHILFIAAGAFHNAKPSDLIPELQGRFPIRVELSSLNKEDFERILTEPENALIKQYIAIFKTENVTLSFTDGAVKRIAEIASYVNEQMENIGARRLHTIMNALLEDYLFNLPDPQITEITITEDYVSKKLNSIIENKDLSKYIL
- the smpB gene encoding SsrA-binding protein SmpB, producing MKVIATNRKAYHDYEIYETYTAGIELLGTEVKSARAGHVSLDGGYATVDGGEVFLHDINIAPYTQASVFNHEPKRKRKLLLRKQEIKRLYGKVKERGFTLIPLKFFFSDRGLAKVELALAKGKKLVDKREELKRRAIERQERIEAKRRRL